The sequence AACTATTATATCAGAGTAAGCCTCTACCATTTTTATAGTATCTCTTAAAGACTCCCCTTTCTTTAATGAAGTAGCATCTGGAGAATCAAATCCTAAAACTTGTGCTCCTAATCTATAAGCTGCTGATGTAAATGATAATCTTGTTCTTGTTGAAGGTTCAAAGAATAAACTTCCTACTATTTTCCCCTTTGCCAACTCTGCTTCTGATTTTTGTGAAAGTTCATTTGCTACTTCTAATACTTCTAATATCTCTTCTTTTGTTAAATCTTTAATAGATATGAAGTTTTTCATACTTTCTTTTCCTCCTGTTAAAATGTATCGAGTTAAACATAAAAAAAGGAATGAACTCTCCTTTAGATAAAGAGAGGTAACATTCCTTTCATTCTCTTAATAACTAAAAATTCTAAAAATATAAAATAGTCAGAAAATAGATAAAAAACAAAATAAATATGTTTTAATTTTTCAATAAAGTTTCTCATCTTTATTCCTCCCTATCTTAGTAACTGTATCTTTATCATCCTAACACAATTTTCATTTTTTTTCAAGTAAGAATTTATTTTTTTAATATATCAATAAGTTGTGTTTTATAAATATCCAAATTTTCTATTAAATCCTCTATCTGTTCCTTTGTAAGTTTTACAGTTTTATCAGTAGTTGGTACATTTTTAAATCCCTCACTTACTTCTATATTAGTAACTGGAAACATATAGTTCTCTTCGCTCATAATTTTTTGAAACTTGTCAGATAAAACTCTCTCCATAAATTTCTTAGCTCCATCTTTAACCTCTTTTTTATTTACTAGAGCTGCTCCCTCTTGATAGATATAGTTTCCATCTTCTAATAAGAAACTATCATATTTAGATGAATCCTCTCCTGTAAAAAATAGATTACTTGTTGCATACCCCACCATCATAGGTGCTTCTCCTGCTGTAAACTTTGCAAAAGCTTCACTCCAACCTGGCTCTACACTATATATTGCTGGTTTTAATTCCTTCCAAAAATCTAGCCAATTCTCTCCATAAAGTGCTATACTCCACTGAAGTGCCTCTTCCCCTGTAATAGAAACTTTTGGATTTTCTACCATAAGTTGCTTAGTCATAGCTCCAAGCTCTTTTAATGATTTAGGTGGAGTAGATATTTTTTCCTTATTATAGTTTATAGCTAGAATTCCATAATCCATAGGAATTACATACTCACTACTCATTTTAAAACTTTCATTAGCTATATTATCTATATTTTTTGGCACGTATGGCAATATTAAATTTTCTCTTCTTGCCATCTCAGTAGTAAGCTCTGTAAGTCCCACTACTACATCTGCTCTAGGTCTTTTCTTTTCAAGTTTTAATCTTCCTACTATACCATCTATTGAGATAAATTTTATACTGTCTCCAGTTTCTTTTTTAAAAACCCTTCCATACTCCTTCTCTATCCATTTCATAGAACTAGGTCCATAAATAATTATTTCTTCAGCATTAATATTAATTCCAATAATAAACAAACATCCAAATAAAATTTTTCGCATTTTTTACTCCTTATAAAAATATCCTATTTTGCTAATTTATAAATAGCTTCTGTATAAATTCTTAATAATGTATCTATTTTATCTACCTCTAAATACTCATTTTTTTGATGCATATTATCTACTTGAGATGAAAGTAAAGCTCCAAAAGCAACTCCATTAGTTACCGTTCTAGCATAAGTCCCTCCACCAATAGCGATAGGCTCACTTATAGTATCTCCAGTTATGTCTTTATAGATACCCATAAGAGTAGATACTAAGAAACTATCTTTTGCTACGTAAAGTGAAGCAGTATTTCCAGCTACTTCTACTTCCATTTTATCTTCAACTTTTTCTTTTATTATATTTATAATCTTTATATTATCTACATGAACTGGACATCTTATATCTATACAAACTTCTAAGATTCCATCTTTTAATGTGGTTTTTCCTATATTTAAAGTAAGTTCTCCACTTTCACTATCTTCAAAATTAACACCTAAAGATTTTCCATTTAACTCCATTTTAATGTAAGCGTTGAAGAACTCTACCAGAGATTTTAGCTCCTCATTTTTTACATCTACAAGTTTTAAAAACTCAAATAGTGCT comes from Fusobacterium necrogenes and encodes:
- a CDS encoding thiamine ABC transporter substrate-binding protein, whose product is MRKILFGCLFIIGININAEEIIIYGPSSMKWIEKEYGRVFKKETGDSIKFISIDGIVGRLKLEKKRPRADVVVGLTELTTEMARRENLILPYVPKNIDNIANESFKMSSEYVIPMDYGILAINYNKEKISTPPKSLKELGAMTKQLMVENPKVSITGEEALQWSIALYGENWLDFWKELKPAIYSVEPGWSEAFAKFTAGEAPMMVGYATSNLFFTGEDSSKYDSFLLEDGNYIYQEGAALVNKKEVKDGAKKFMERVLSDKFQKIMSEENYMFPVTNIEVSEGFKNVPTTDKTVKLTKEQIEDLIENLDIYKTQLIDILKK